A genomic segment from Neodiprion lecontei isolate iyNeoLeco1 chromosome 1, iyNeoLeco1.1, whole genome shotgun sequence encodes:
- the LOC107224375 gene encoding uncharacterized protein LOC107224375: MPPLLIGLVLVVARMDKAEGESPLDSPRPFGQGKASRAEEFDRTGVLQPDSQITATLRPGTNSEFYYLIHHEGTPFTLLVSPCSGPISWTVSYVRPPENESDADEGKKRWPVTKLVPGSPLFTYAGVEARNFSMTRAQEGVYRFEIRSTTTSNGSAERRGVDTVRLYATTEILEHQSILEFGNGGTGHRRHLLRFQQRRSKRRLGVSWSWSRPVTNLTEYCLAVTSGQRRPPATLCAAQNLLQSTSAWPLDKTQTSGHQRRRPIPEGLHCPREPRLTLNGMRFNTTYHFALYAVSRTNNVSRRVTVESHKFRRNPTQTLRTGHPETTNLRKNSGLVNFQYRPRSNAGTVFLMRSCSGGSFRALLKGPAGIIRDEKVTDSFFKLVAEPLESGKRYVLRISVTPEELETVTTVKVIAREDVPSANRKVPGRSRSRENRFSRGSLWSRPRKRFRVDQRPICSLSDI; encoded by the exons ATGCCGCCACTTCTGATCGGGCTCGTACTTGTTGTGGCTCGGATGGACAAGGCCGAGGGTGAGTCGCCTCTTGACAGCCCCCGACCCTTTGGCCAAGGGAAAGCCTCGCGCGCCGAGGAGTTCGATCGGACCGGCGTTCTCCAGCCGGACAGTCAGATCACCGCCACCCTTCGCCCCGGGACCAACTCAGA GTTCTACTACCTGATTCATCACGAAGGGACGCCCTTTACGCTGCTGGTCAGCCCGTGCAGCGGCCCGATATCCTGGACGGTCAGCTACGTCCGTCCGCCAGAAAACGAGTCGGATGCTGACGAAGGGAAGA AGCGATGGCCAGTGACGAAGCTCGTGCCGGGTTCGCCGTTGTTCACCTACGCCGGAGTCGAGGCGCGAAATTTCTCAATGACGAGGGCACAGGAGGGCGTTTACCGCTTCGAGATAAGATCAACGACGACGTCAAACGGCAGCGCGGAGCGTCGGGGCGTCGACACGGTCCGTCTCTACGCCACGACGGAGATTCTGGAGCACCAATCCATCCTCGAGTTCGGGAACGGCGGCACGGGACACCGTCGTCATCTCCTGCGGTTCCAGCAGCGACGGAGCAAACGACGTCTCGGAGTCTCGTGGAGCTGGAG TCGGCCCGTTACCAATCTGACTGAATACTGCCTTGCCGTGACATCTGGGCAGCGCAGACCCCCGGCGACGTTGTGCGCCGCGCAAAACTTGCTCCAGTCAACCTCGGCTTGGCCCCTAGACAAGACTCAGACTTCCGGACATCAACGGCGACGCCCCATTCCCGAGGGCCTTCACTGCCCCAGGGAACCCAGGCTGACCCTTAACGGAATGAGGTTCAACACCACTTACCATTTCGCACTCTACGCG GTGAGTAGGACGAACAACGTGTCGCGCCGAGTAACCGTGGAGAGTCACAAGTTCCGTCGAAACCCGACGCAGACTCTGCGCACCGGCCATCCGGAGACGACGAACCTCCGGAAGAACAGCGGGCTGGTAAACTTCCAGTATCGACCGCGAAGCAACGCGGGGACCGTCTTCCTGATGCGTTCCTGCAGCGGGGGATCCTTCCGGGCCTTGCTTAAGGGGCCCGCAGGGATCATCAGAGACGAAAAGGTGACTGACAGTTTCTTCAAGCTGGTGGCGGAGCCTCTGGAGTCAGGGAAAAGATACGTCCTGAGGATATCGGTGACCCCGGAGGAACTCGAGACTGTTACGACGGTGAAGGTGATCGCACGGGAGGACGTGCCGTCCGCGAATCGGAAG GTGCCCGGAAGGAGTCGGTCACGAGAAAATCGATTCTCCAGAGGGTCTTTGTGGTCGAGGCCAAGGAAGCGGTTCAGGGTTGACCAGCGACCCATCTGCTCACTTTCGGATATCTGA
- the LOC107224366 gene encoding galanin-like G-protein coupled receptor npr-9, protein MNESDLSMYSFGARIGYQIVIWPIVVIGTFGNLSVLWRVSFGIGINSPLKPMYRGVLLSLALSDLLLLATSGYNTLSGFIHPNILWTLPDWACSVLPCLQTTAALSSSLALAAVAADRYRAIKPTYPPPTGPTWPIVTLLIFFIWGISIGATYPVLKLYATGTLIVLTDVSYYRASLCLTTDRSKAAVTYVAMYVAIFLPLAIAFLSVHLLLALKIWRRRRRGDKLNLATSSESQFTETSTATTSATMTSPVTLRRPMSSPPFAHRNKRTVKVVLALILVFIVCRLPMWTFAVIKLYITLSGRIWWHVQAVVTTLSLFNTAANPFMYAFINEALSTVAWVRSWCTKADDANVTTVNREKMKSNMNSIKVPRGPYSP, encoded by the exons ATGAACGAGTCCGACCTGTCAATGTACTCCTTCGGGGCTCGAATCGGTTACCAGATCGTAATCTGGCCCATCGTGGTCATCGGAACATTCGGAAACCTCTCCGTCCTATGGCGAGTCAGTTTTGGCATCGGTATCAATTCGCCCCTGAAGCCAATGTACCGCGGGGTGCTTTTATCCCTCGCCTTGTCGGATCTTCTGCTGCTCGCTACTTCCGGTTACAACACCTTGTCAGGCTTCATTCACCCCAACATTCTCTGGACGCTTCCGGATTGGGCGTGCTCTGTCTTACCGTGCCTCCAGACGACGGCAGCATTGTCGAGTTCCCTTGCTTTGGCAGCTGTTGCTGCCGAtcg GTACCGTGCTATCAAGCCAACCTACCCGCCACCTACTGGACCAACGTGGCCGATAGTCACTCTTCTCATCTTCTTCATCTGGGGTATTTCGATTGGTGCAACTTACCCCGTTCTCAAGCTTTACGCCACTGGCACTCTGATCGTATTGACCGACGTCTCGTACTACAG GGCTTCCTTGTGCTTAACAACGGATCGGTCGAAAGCTGCGGTGACCTACGTGGCTATGTACGTTGCGATATTCCTGCCTCTGGCCATCGCCTTCCTGAGTGTTCACCTACTCCTAGCGTTGAAGATATGGAGGCGGAGAAGACGCGGCGACAAATTGAACCTGGCGACCAGCAGCGAGTCACAATTCACCGAAACATCGACCG CCACAACGAGTGCAACCATGACCTCACCAGTCACCCTCAGACGACCCATGTCTTCCCCACCCTTCGCACACCGGAATAAGCGAACAGTCAAGGTCGTATTGGCCTTGATCCTTGTCTTCATTGTCTGCAGATTACCGATGTGGACCTTCGCGGTTATCAAGCTTTACATTACCCTCTCGGGGAGGATCTGGTGGCACGTACAAGCCGTCGTCACCACTTTGTCGCTCTTCAACACGGCCGCTAACCCGTTCATGTACGCCTTCATCAACGAAGCGTTGTCCACTGTTGCATGGGTCAGGTCCTGGTGCACCAAAGCTGATGATGCAAATGTCACTACAGTCAACCGGGAGAAGATGAAGAGCAACATGAACAGCATTAAGGTTCCCCGAGGACCCTATTCTCCGTAA